In one window of Candidatus Avedoeria danica DNA:
- a CDS encoding phosphate/phosphite/phosphonate ABC transporter substrate-binding protein, with product MSVLLRSAANARRTALALLLAVAVTGCARTANAPETGGEPTSDAGASSPTAVVDNAAPAGGDMATLGTADNPIVMTFVPSGEQETVMTGSEAINKLLQDATGLVIKSNVATSYAAAIEAMGAGNAHVGWLNTFNYLLAHEKFDTRPLLVAERFGSTSYASLVVANADAGIAALADVKGKTFCRADALSTSGWIVPSVMLKAIGVAESDVTVVDSGSHDAVVAAVYAGKDCVAGAVFDDARDGAKETYPDVMDKVLVIATSDDIPNDNVSVIAGVPEDIAKKLAEGLMSIAATEEGAKALTDTYGIEKFQPTTDTFYDAFRSTLDLAGVDVAELAEE from the coding sequence ATGTCCGTGTTGCTCAGGAGCGCGGCAAACGCGCGCCGGACCGCCCTTGCACTGCTGCTGGCCGTGGCCGTCACCGGCTGCGCCCGCACCGCCAACGCCCCCGAGACCGGCGGCGAGCCGACGTCCGACGCCGGGGCGTCGAGCCCGACGGCCGTCGTCGACAACGCCGCGCCCGCCGGCGGCGACATGGCCACGCTCGGCACTGCCGACAACCCGATCGTCATGACGTTCGTCCCGTCCGGCGAGCAGGAGACCGTCATGACCGGCTCCGAGGCGATCAACAAGCTGTTGCAGGACGCCACAGGGCTCGTGATCAAGAGCAACGTCGCCACGAGCTACGCCGCCGCCATCGAGGCGATGGGGGCGGGCAACGCCCATGTCGGGTGGTTGAACACGTTCAACTATCTTCTGGCGCACGAAAAGTTCGATACCCGGCCGCTCCTCGTGGCGGAGCGCTTCGGGTCGACGAGCTACGCCAGCCTCGTCGTGGCGAATGCCGACGCCGGGATCGCCGCACTGGCGGATGTGAAGGGCAAGACATTCTGCCGCGCCGACGCGCTCTCGACCTCGGGTTGGATCGTGCCGAGCGTCATGTTGAAGGCGATCGGCGTGGCGGAGAGCGACGTGACCGTCGTCGACTCGGGCTCACATGATGCCGTCGTGGCGGCCGTGTACGCCGGCAAGGACTGCGTGGCCGGCGCCGTCTTCGACGATGCGCGCGACGGCGCGAAGGAAACCTATCCCGATGTCATGGACAAGGTCCTCGTCATCGCCACGTCGGACGACATCCCGAACGACAACGTCAGCGTCATCGCCGGTGTCCCGGAGGACATCGCCAAGAAGCTGGCCGAAGGGTTGATGTCGATCGCGGCGACCGAGGAAGGCGCGAAGGCGCTGACGGACACGTACGGCATCGAGAAGTTCCAGCCGACGACGGACACGTTCTACGATGCCTTCCGGAGCACGCTGGACCTGGCCGGTGTCGACGTCGCCGAGCTGGCCGAGGAATAG
- a CDS encoding sigma-70 family RNA polymerase sigma factor produces the protein MTLAVPHRPPFVAATTTCGGMGVGDARPAASPRERSTALGGEPAADAVLVARIAAGDARAHAQLYDHHAAALLHYLRRLVADPLVAEELLHDVFLDAWRGAAAFRGDSRVITWLLAIAHSRGCNELRRRATRSPAALAKRLFDRGRAVATAADPHAHAEARLDVAAALGALPAAQAVVVDLVYWHGLSLEDVARVVDAPLGTVKSRLSRARTALRALLAEEGEDADVHP, from the coding sequence ATGACGCTCGCCGTCCCGCATCGCCCGCCTTTCGTCGCCGCCACCACAACGTGCGGCGGCATGGGCGTAGGCGACGCCCGACCAGCGGCAAGCCCGCGCGAACGGTCGACCGCCCTCGGCGGCGAACCCGCGGCCGATGCCGTCCTCGTGGCCCGCATCGCCGCCGGGGACGCACGCGCCCACGCGCAGCTCTACGATCACCACGCCGCTGCGCTGCTGCACTACCTCCGGCGCCTCGTCGCCGACCCGCTGGTGGCCGAAGAGCTGCTCCACGACGTCTTCCTCGACGCCTGGCGCGGCGCGGCCGCCTTCAGGGGTGACAGCCGTGTGATCACGTGGCTGTTGGCGATCGCCCACAGCCGGGGCTGCAACGAACTCCGTCGCCGCGCCACCCGCTCCCCTGCCGCACTGGCCAAGCGCCTGTTCGATCGCGGCCGGGCCGTCGCCACCGCGGCCGACCCGCATGCCCACGCGGAGGCGCGGCTCGACGTCGCCGCGGCGCTGGGCGCCCTGCCTGCGGCCCAGGCCGTCGTCGTCGACCTCGTCTACTGGCACGGCCTGTCGCTCGAGGACGTGGCCCGTGTCGTCGATGCGCCGCTGGGCACCGTCAAGAGCCGACTGTCCCGCGCGCGCACCGCCTTGCGGGCGCTGCTCGCAGAGGAGGGGGAGGACGCCGATGTGCACCCCTGA
- a CDS encoding cystathionine gamma-synthase encodes MTPNEPAGFGTRAIHAGQAPDPTTGAVTVPIYQTSTFVQRGVGDHQGYEYARTGNPTRTAYETCIASLEGGAWGLAFASGMAAIDTILKLLSAGDHVVVADDVYGGTFRLFDKVLSRFGIAFSFVDLTDPAAFEAALRPSTRIVWIETPTNPMLKIVDIAAVSERAKAAGAWVVVDNTFASPYLQQPLALGADIVMHSATKYLGGHSDVVGGIVVGNDGDIEARLRFLQNAAGAVPGPFDCWLVLRGLKTLALRMRQHCANAQAIAEWLDDQPAVAHVIYPGLPGDAGHAVAARQMRHGFGGMISFTLRPGGRSARDVVARTRYFKLAESLGGVESLIELPSAMTHLSTAESEIAVPADLIRISVGVEDVADLMADLDQAMS; translated from the coding sequence ATGACGCCCAACGAACCCGCCGGTTTCGGCACCCGCGCCATCCACGCCGGCCAAGCCCCTGACCCGACCACCGGTGCGGTCACCGTCCCGATCTACCAGACGAGCACGTTCGTCCAGCGTGGCGTCGGCGATCATCAAGGCTATGAGTACGCGCGCACCGGCAACCCGACACGCACGGCGTACGAGACGTGCATCGCGTCGCTCGAGGGCGGCGCGTGGGGCCTCGCGTTCGCCAGCGGGATGGCGGCGATCGACACGATCCTCAAGCTCCTGTCGGCCGGCGACCACGTCGTCGTCGCCGACGATGTCTATGGCGGCACGTTCCGACTGTTCGACAAAGTCCTTTCCCGGTTCGGGATCGCGTTCTCGTTCGTCGATCTGACGGACCCGGCGGCATTCGAAGCCGCGCTGCGGCCGTCGACGCGGATCGTCTGGATCGAGACGCCGACGAACCCGATGCTCAAGATCGTCGACATCGCGGCCGTGTCCGAGCGGGCCAAAGCGGCCGGGGCGTGGGTCGTCGTCGACAACACGTTCGCTTCGCCCTACCTCCAGCAGCCGCTCGCCCTCGGCGCCGACATCGTCATGCACTCCGCCACGAAGTATCTCGGCGGACACAGCGACGTCGTCGGCGGCATCGTCGTCGGCAACGACGGCGACATCGAGGCGCGGCTGCGCTTCCTGCAGAACGCCGCCGGCGCCGTGCCCGGGCCGTTCGACTGCTGGCTCGTCCTGCGCGGCTTGAAGACGCTCGCACTGCGGATGCGGCAGCACTGTGCGAACGCCCAGGCCATCGCCGAGTGGCTCGACGATCAGCCGGCCGTGGCGCACGTGATCTATCCGGGGCTGCCGGGTGACGCCGGCCACGCCGTCGCCGCGCGCCAGATGCGCCACGGCTTCGGGGGCATGATCTCGTTCACGCTTCGCCCCGGCGGGCGCAGCGCGCGGGACGTCGTCGCCCGGACACGCTACTTCAAGCTGGCCGAGAGCCTCGGCGGGGTCGAGAGCCTGATCGAGCTGCCGTCGGCGATGACGCACCTCTCGACGGCCGAGAGCGAGATCGCCGTCCCGGCCGACCTGATCCGGATCTCGGTCGGCGTCGAGGACGTCGCCGACCTCATGGCCGACCTCGACCAGGCGATGTCGTGA
- a CDS encoding VWA domain-containing protein — MRQSTPRTILSLRPPRATPLALAVALALSAAGGGALSLTGRNAVRAGEIGATCVDADAETGALYSTRVITPSTIRLCETATVSVTVRALCGAVPIHVVMDIDRSGSMVGQPIKDVRKAASQLVRVLDMDNNPLTQAGLVSHGDPPTLDVQLTNSDSRIRGRISGMNAGGEDSLPKSVEMALNVLTRGRKGGANPVEVMVILSDGGQTYPPGGAVTAASKAKSQGVLVVAICVDNGLGIEGCAPMRKMASPRFYFETRSTSALLHIFDSLANGLRVIGLRKLDVAETLPEGVQMVPGSLSPAPTITETTGMPAFGPLSYRHFGWNHEFVGTEGITYTYRVSATGLADHAFAAVTTRFKDSRGNAGVIRVPTQTLSVDRTCPVAIPSPTSTATSTATPTPTDTPLEPPSPTPTATSTPTGTPVPPPPLYLPILNLDRCLEQDRPIDTVLVLDASLSMLEPTAAGRTKLEAAKDGAKAFVDRLRPIDRAAVIGFNDSAVLAAPLTADTTALRAAIDGLTAAPNTRIDLALIRATQALTDRRPAARPVVILMTDGRPSHTTPDAVRAAAEAARAVATVFTIGVGADLDVPLLIEVAGDPARFHGVDDAEALARIYAAIREKIPCP, encoded by the coding sequence ATGCGCCAGTCGACTCCACGTACGATCCTCTCCCTCCGCCCGCCACGAGCCACCCCGCTGGCCCTTGCCGTTGCCCTGGCCCTGTCGGCCGCTGGCGGCGGCGCCCTGTCGCTCACCGGGCGAAACGCCGTGCGTGCCGGCGAGATCGGTGCCACGTGCGTCGATGCCGACGCCGAGACGGGCGCGCTCTACTCGACCCGCGTGATCACGCCGTCGACGATCCGACTGTGCGAGACGGCGACGGTCTCGGTGACGGTCCGCGCGCTGTGCGGCGCCGTGCCGATCCACGTCGTGATGGACATCGACCGCTCGGGTTCGATGGTCGGCCAGCCGATCAAGGATGTGCGCAAGGCGGCCAGCCAACTCGTCCGCGTGCTGGACATGGACAACAACCCGCTGACACAGGCCGGGCTCGTCTCGCACGGCGACCCGCCGACGCTCGACGTCCAGCTGACGAACAGCGACAGCCGGATCCGCGGTCGGATCAGCGGGATGAACGCCGGCGGCGAGGACAGCCTGCCCAAGAGTGTCGAGATGGCGCTGAACGTGTTGACCCGCGGCCGGAAGGGCGGCGCCAATCCCGTCGAGGTCATGGTCATCCTGTCCGACGGCGGCCAGACCTACCCGCCTGGCGGGGCGGTGACGGCCGCCTCGAAGGCCAAGAGCCAAGGCGTCCTCGTCGTCGCGATCTGCGTGGACAACGGCCTTGGGATCGAGGGCTGTGCCCCGATGCGCAAGATGGCGAGCCCGCGCTTCTACTTCGAGACGCGCAGCACGAGCGCCCTGCTCCATATCTTCGATTCCCTCGCCAACGGCCTGCGTGTGATCGGGCTGCGGAAGCTCGACGTCGCGGAGACGCTGCCCGAAGGTGTGCAGATGGTGCCGGGCAGCCTCTCGCCGGCACCGACGATCACCGAGACCACGGGCATGCCGGCGTTCGGCCCGCTCAGCTACCGCCACTTCGGTTGGAACCACGAGTTCGTCGGGACGGAGGGGATCACGTACACCTATCGGGTCTCGGCCACCGGCCTGGCGGACCACGCGTTCGCCGCGGTCACGACGCGGTTCAAGGACAGCCGGGGCAACGCCGGCGTGATCCGGGTGCCGACACAGACCCTGTCGGTCGACCGGACCTGCCCGGTCGCGATCCCGTCACCCACGTCCACGGCGACCTCGACGGCCACCCCGACCCCGACGGACACGCCGCTCGAGCCCCCCTCGCCGACGCCGACGGCAACATCGACCCCGACGGGTACGCCCGTCCCACCGCCGCCGCTCTACCTGCCGATCCTGAACCTCGACCGCTGCCTGGAACAGGACCGGCCGATCGACACCGTCCTCGTCCTCGACGCCTCGCTGTCCATGCTCGAACCGACCGCCGCCGGCCGTACGAAGCTCGAGGCCGCCAAGGACGGCGCTAAGGCCTTCGTCGACCGACTGCGCCCGATCGACCGCGCAGCCGTGATCGGCTTCAACGACAGCGCCGTCCTGGCCGCGCCGCTCACGGCGGACACCACCGCGCTGCGTGCTGCCATCGACGGCCTGACGGCGGCACCGAACACCCGGATCGACCTCGCCCTGATCCGCGCGACGCAAGCGCTCACCGATCGACGGCCCGCGGCACGCCCCGTGGTCATCCTCATGACGGACGGCCGCCCGTCCCACACGACGCCCGACGCCGTCCGCGCGGCGGCTGAGGCGGCGCGCGCGGTGGCGACGGTCTTCACGATCGGCGTCGGCGCCGACCTCGACGTGCCGCTGCTCATCGAAGTCGCGGGCGACCCGGCCCGCTTCCACGGCGTCGACGATGCCGAGGCGCTGGCGCGGATCTACGCCGCGATCCGCGAGAAGATCCCGTGCCCGTGA
- the phnE gene encoding phosphonate ABC transporter, permease protein PhnE — translation MTDGRRRGSPALALGAGLLLPGLGHALSGARARGRIVFAAAVAVAIVAVWYALEPGAPAAAPAWLALAAAPFWVAQALDAAACARGAEPGPWRLGLLAAVPIYAVGLRATEPNVGEFAARWTYVRPLFAGLASPDLVAPILTTGSAQARIHTPCGADEPRVAAPLPSAPAAPVIAADPPCVALGDRVTVRGAGFPPDAAVRVLWISSVGGESAAGAARTDPTGAFEATVTAPPDSVPERIRERSPDVPQNQAVRALVELPTGRWGPSQTLSTVLSFLGVTIALSFLATVLAALFALPLAFLGARNLMGGRWWTRGVYRLVRGGMNVVRAVEPLIMAIVFVVWVDLGPFAGLCALVVHGVAALGKLFSETIEGIDPGPVEAIRAAGASWLQVARHGVLPQIVPPAVGYVVYRMDINLRLGTVIGLVGGGGIGMLLSQWIRKPDLLPQAGTALFVIALLIVPLDFVSGAVRERIAAGRPLGPRWTRPVIYFAVAAMAVWSWRRAEVDLAKFWPVPDRVRTIVQQLARPELVERGADETVASVDLVVPCPAGFDETVVPQGVPIGAGTLALDRGCANAGDGVGVFLVGLPPGAAVRLRWRFADGSGRLDAVGRTSAGPESGDVGAVIEVRQIVEDRAVAAPGRPTQVEATVTVPSGPLRLSQPLRITLSKIVLTILMALMATTFGALMAIPLAFLAARNIMGTTGLGRVVYGATRLFLSTVRAIEPALLVQVFATWVGLGKPFPGVLALIGVTLANLGKLFSEALEDIDAGPVEALRAAGANRLQVLRYAVVPQVVPPWLAFGFYHWDINVRLSTIVGLVGGGGIGYHLSQWMNTTQWRKASVALLGIILVVTAMDTISARLRERLAQGVSRRPA, via the coding sequence ATGACGGACGGCCGGCGCCGCGGTTCGCCCGCGCTCGCGCTCGGTGCCGGCCTGCTCCTGCCCGGTCTCGGCCACGCGCTGTCCGGTGCGCGCGCCCGCGGCCGGATCGTGTTCGCCGCGGCGGTCGCCGTTGCCATCGTCGCCGTTTGGTACGCGCTCGAGCCGGGCGCCCCCGCGGCGGCACCTGCGTGGCTGGCGCTGGCCGCGGCCCCATTCTGGGTCGCACAGGCGCTCGACGCAGCGGCGTGCGCGCGCGGTGCCGAGCCCGGCCCTTGGCGTCTCGGCCTGCTGGCCGCGGTGCCGATCTACGCGGTGGGCCTGCGCGCGACGGAGCCGAACGTCGGCGAGTTCGCGGCGCGCTGGACGTACGTCCGGCCGCTCTTCGCTGGACTCGCGTCCCCCGATCTCGTCGCGCCGATCCTGACGACCGGCTCGGCCCAGGCACGGATCCACACGCCGTGCGGGGCGGACGAGCCGCGCGTGGCCGCCCCGTTGCCAAGCGCCCCCGCCGCGCCCGTCATCGCCGCCGACCCGCCGTGCGTTGCCCTCGGCGACCGTGTCACCGTCCGCGGCGCGGGGTTCCCGCCGGACGCCGCCGTGCGCGTGCTCTGGATCTCGTCCGTCGGCGGCGAGAGTGCGGCCGGTGCGGCGCGGACGGACCCGACCGGCGCCTTCGAGGCCACCGTGACGGCGCCGCCGGACTCCGTGCCGGAACGGATCCGCGAGCGCAGCCCCGATGTCCCGCAGAACCAGGCGGTGCGCGCGCTCGTCGAGCTGCCGACAGGTCGGTGGGGGCCGTCGCAGACGCTCAGCACCGTTCTCTCGTTCCTCGGTGTGACGATCGCGCTCAGCTTCCTGGCGACGGTGCTGGCCGCCCTGTTCGCGCTGCCCCTCGCCTTCCTCGGCGCGCGGAACCTGATGGGCGGGCGGTGGTGGACGCGGGGTGTGTACCGGCTCGTGCGCGGCGGCATGAACGTCGTGCGAGCCGTCGAACCGTTGATCATGGCCATCGTCTTCGTCGTCTGGGTGGACCTCGGGCCGTTCGCCGGGCTGTGCGCGCTCGTCGTCCACGGTGTCGCGGCGCTCGGCAAGCTGTTCAGCGAGACGATCGAAGGGATCGACCCCGGTCCGGTCGAGGCGATCCGCGCTGCGGGCGCGTCATGGCTGCAGGTGGCGCGCCACGGCGTGCTGCCGCAGATCGTCCCGCCGGCCGTCGGGTACGTCGTCTACCGGATGGACATCAACCTCCGGCTCGGCACCGTGATCGGCCTCGTCGGCGGCGGCGGCATCGGCATGCTCCTCAGCCAGTGGATCCGCAAGCCGGATCTCCTGCCGCAGGCCGGCACGGCGCTGTTCGTCATCGCGCTGCTCATCGTGCCCCTGGACTTCGTGAGCGGTGCCGTGCGCGAACGGATTGCCGCGGGCCGCCCGCTCGGGCCCCGGTGGACGCGACCGGTCATCTACTTCGCCGTCGCGGCGATGGCGGTGTGGTCATGGCGGCGGGCCGAGGTGGACCTGGCGAAGTTCTGGCCGGTTCCGGATCGCGTGCGGACGATCGTCCAGCAGCTGGCGCGGCCCGAACTCGTCGAGCGTGGTGCGGACGAGACCGTCGCCTCGGTTGACCTCGTCGTGCCGTGTCCGGCCGGCTTCGACGAAACGGTGGTCCCCCAAGGCGTGCCGATCGGTGCCGGAACGCTCGCGCTCGACCGTGGCTGCGCGAATGCCGGCGACGGCGTCGGCGTGTTCCTGGTCGGACTTCCGCCCGGTGCGGCGGTGCGGCTGCGCTGGCGCTTCGCAGACGGCAGCGGCCGTCTCGATGCCGTCGGACGGACGAGCGCAGGCCCGGAGAGCGGCGACGTCGGCGCCGTGATCGAGGTCCGTCAGATCGTCGAAGATCGCGCGGTCGCGGCGCCCGGCCGGCCGACGCAGGTCGAGGCGACCGTGACGGTGCCGTCCGGTCCGCTGCGCCTCAGCCAGCCCCTGCGGATCACGCTCTCGAAGATCGTCCTCACGATCCTCATGGCGCTCATGGCGACGACGTTCGGCGCGCTGATGGCGATCCCGCTCGCGTTCCTGGCGGCGCGGAACATCATGGGCACCACCGGTCTTGGGCGCGTGGTGTATGGCGCAACCCGGCTGTTCCTGAGCACCGTGCGGGCCATCGAGCCGGCCCTGCTGGTCCAGGTCTTCGCGACGTGGGTGGGCCTCGGCAAGCCGTTCCCGGGCGTGTTGGCGCTGATCGGCGTGACGCTGGCGAACCTCGGCAAGCTGTTCAGCGAGGCGCTCGAGGACATCGACGCCGGTCCGGTCGAGGCGCTGCGCGCGGCCGGCGCGAACCGGCTGCAGGTGCTGCGCTACGCCGTCGTGCCGCAGGTGGTGCCGCCGTGGCTGGCGTTCGGCTTCTACCACTGGGACATCAACGTCCGGCTCTCGACGATCGTCGGCCTGGTGGGCGGCGGCGGGATCGGCTACCACCTCAGCCAGTGGATGAACACGACGCAGTGGCGGAAGGCGTCCGTGGCGCTCCTCGGCATCATCCTCGTCGTGACGGCGATGGACACGATCAGCGCTCGTCTCAGGGAGCGGCTCGCCCAGGGGGTGTCGCGCCGTCCGGCGTGA
- the phnC gene encoding phosphonate ABC transporter ATP-binding protein: protein MLDIRHLSKVYPDGTKGLDDVTFSVAPGEFVVIIGLSGSGKSTLLRCINRLIEPTSGQVVLDGVDITAARPGALRAIRRDIGMIFQQFNLVKRSSVLTNVLTGRLGSVATLPSVFGFWSAADRATALANLELVGIAAKADSRADALSGGQQQRVGIARALMQNPKLILADEPVASLDPATSHTVLDYLRTLNTERGVTVLCSLHFLSLAREYGTRIIALKDGRLMFDGQPRDIDEARFKAIYGEDAVEVEIR, encoded by the coding sequence ATGCTCGACATCCGGCATCTCTCCAAGGTCTACCCAGACGGCACGAAGGGGCTGGACGACGTCACGTTCAGCGTCGCGCCGGGCGAGTTCGTCGTGATCATCGGCCTCTCGGGCTCGGGCAAGAGCACGCTCCTGCGCTGCATCAACCGCCTGATCGAGCCCACGAGCGGCCAGGTCGTCCTCGACGGCGTGGACATCACGGCCGCAAGGCCGGGGGCGCTGCGGGCGATCCGGCGCGACATCGGGATGATCTTCCAGCAGTTCAACCTCGTGAAGCGCAGCTCGGTGCTCACGAACGTCCTCACCGGCCGGCTCGGCTCGGTCGCCACGCTGCCGAGCGTGTTCGGCTTCTGGAGCGCCGCCGACCGGGCGACAGCGCTGGCGAACCTCGAGCTCGTCGGCATCGCCGCCAAGGCGGACAGCCGGGCCGATGCGCTGTCCGGCGGACAGCAGCAGCGCGTCGGCATCGCCCGCGCCCTCATGCAGAACCCCAAGCTCATCCTGGCGGACGAACCCGTGGCCAGCCTCGACCCGGCAACGAGCCACACCGTCCTCGACTACCTGCGCACGCTCAACACGGAGCGCGGCGTGACCGTCCTCTGCAGCCTGCACTTCCTCAGCCTGGCGCGTGAGTACGGCACGCGGATCATCGCCCTCAAGGACGGACGTCTGATGTTCGATGGCCAGCCGCGCGACATCGACGAGGCGCGCTTCAAGGCGATCTACGGCGAAGACGCCGTCGAGGTCGAGATCCGCTGA
- a CDS encoding helix-turn-helix transcriptional regulator, with amino-acid sequence MDNRLRVLRAERAWSQAELAERLAVSRQTVNAIETGKYDPSLPLAFKIADLFSLTIEAIFTPDGATPPGRAAP; translated from the coding sequence GTGGACAACCGCCTGCGCGTGCTGCGCGCCGAGCGAGCGTGGTCGCAGGCCGAGCTGGCCGAGCGCCTCGCCGTCAGCCGCCAAACGGTGAACGCGATCGAAACCGGCAAGTACGACCCGAGCCTGCCGCTCGCCTTCAAGATCGCCGACCTCTTCAGCCTGACGATCGAGGCGATCTTCACGCCGGACGGCGCGACACCCCCTGGGCGAGCCGCTCCCTGA
- a CDS encoding ubiquinone/menaquinone biosynthesis methyltransferase produces the protein MFGRIAGRYDLMNRLMTGGLDGAWRRATVAAAALPPGGAALDVGTGTGDLAIEWARTDPASRVVGIDYTGPMLALAPAKAARAKLADRTTFARADGHRLPFADASFDAVASAFVLRNFSDLGTAYADMARVVRPGGRVVALEICPPTSVVWRVAFQLYFNRIVPFIGQLVSGDGGAYRYLPASAAAFLTPAGMADVMRAAGLTPLPARVLMAGALAVHVGVKPGGYDAASV, from the coding sequence ATGTTCGGCCGGATCGCCGGCCGCTACGACCTGATGAACCGGCTGATGACGGGCGGGCTGGACGGCGCATGGCGCCGCGCCACGGTGGCCGCGGCCGCGCTCCCGCCAGGCGGCGCGGCGCTCGACGTCGGCACCGGGACGGGCGATCTGGCGATCGAATGGGCGCGCACGGACCCCGCATCTCGCGTCGTCGGCATCGACTACACCGGCCCGATGCTGGCACTCGCCCCGGCGAAAGCCGCGCGGGCGAAGCTGGCCGACCGGACGACGTTCGCCCGCGCGGACGGCCACCGCCTGCCGTTCGCCGACGCGTCGTTCGACGCCGTGGCGTCGGCCTTCGTCCTGCGCAACTTCAGCGACCTCGGCACCGCCTATGCCGATATGGCGCGCGTCGTCCGGCCCGGCGGCCGCGTCGTGGCGCTCGAGATCTGCCCGCCGACGAGCGTCGTCTGGCGCGTCGCATTCCAGCTCTACTTCAACCGGATCGTGCCGTTCATCGGTCAGCTCGTGTCGGGCGACGGCGGGGCCTACCGCTACCTGCCGGCCTCGGCCGCGGCGTTCCTCACCCCCGCCGGCATGGCGGACGTCATGCGCGCCGCCGGCCTTACGCCGTTGCCGGCGCGCGTCCTCATGGCCGGCGCGCTGGCGGTCCACGTCGGCGTGAAGCCGGGCGGTTACGACGCGGCGTCGGTCTGA
- the asnS gene encoding asparagine--tRNA ligase, giving the protein MSDPKPAPVTTTIAAAGAHVGMNVRVQGWVSNRTDKGKLQFIALRDGTGTMQCVAFEKDVAPEAFEAIGSLTQESAVVLTGALRADARAPGGIELGIEGIDVVSLAEPDYPIQPKEHGTGFLMDQRHLWIRSPRQVAILRIRATIIRAIRGWLDGEGFVGVDTPILTPSACEGTSTLFATDYFGKPAFLAQSGQLYNEAAAAALGKVYCFGPTFRAEKSKTRRHLTEFWMVEPEIAFADLEDIMDIEERFVSHIVQTVLAEHRTLLTDVLERDVSALERIVAPFPRLSYDDAVAKLQAGPFPDFPWGEDFGAPHETFLAEQSDRPLFVYHYPTAVKAFYMETVADRPEVCRSVDLLAPEGYGEIIGGGQRTTSVALLEQRIVEHGLNRDDYLWYLDLRRYGSVPHSGFGLGVERTVAWICNLGHVRETTAFPRMLDTIYP; this is encoded by the coding sequence ATGTCCGATCCCAAGCCCGCCCCCGTGACGACGACGATCGCCGCCGCCGGAGCGCACGTCGGTATGAACGTGCGCGTTCAGGGATGGGTGAGCAACCGGACGGACAAGGGCAAGCTGCAGTTCATCGCGCTGCGCGACGGCACGGGCACGATGCAGTGCGTCGCGTTCGAGAAGGACGTTGCGCCGGAGGCGTTCGAGGCCATCGGATCGCTCACGCAGGAGTCCGCGGTGGTCCTGACCGGTGCGCTGCGGGCAGACGCGCGGGCACCGGGCGGGATCGAGCTCGGGATCGAGGGCATCGACGTCGTTTCGCTGGCCGAGCCGGACTACCCGATCCAACCCAAGGAACACGGCACCGGTTTCCTGATGGACCAGCGCCACCTCTGGATCCGCTCGCCGCGCCAGGTGGCGATCCTGCGGATTCGCGCCACGATCATCCGTGCGATCCGGGGCTGGCTCGACGGCGAGGGCTTCGTCGGCGTCGACACGCCGATCCTGACGCCGTCCGCCTGCGAGGGGACGAGCACGTTGTTCGCCACGGACTACTTCGGCAAGCCGGCCTTCCTGGCGCAGAGCGGCCAGCTCTACAACGAGGCCGCCGCCGCGGCGCTCGGGAAGGTCTACTGCTTCGGACCCACGTTCCGCGCCGAGAAGAGCAAGACGCGCCGCCACCTGACCGAGTTCTGGATGGTGGAGCCCGAGATCGCGTTCGCCGACCTCGAGGACATCATGGACATCGAGGAACGGTTCGTCAGCCACATCGTCCAGACGGTGCTGGCGGAGCACCGCACGCTGCTGACGGACGTCCTCGAGCGCGACGTGAGCGCGCTGGAGCGAATCGTGGCGCCGTTCCCGCGGCTGAGCTACGACGACGCCGTCGCCAAGCTGCAGGCCGGGCCGTTTCCGGACTTCCCGTGGGGCGAGGACTTCGGCGCCCCGCACGAAACGTTCCTGGCCGAACAGTCCGATCGCCCGCTCTTCGTCTATCACTACCCGACCGCGGTCAAGGCGTTCTACATGGAGACCGTCGCCGATCGTCCCGAGGTTTGTCGCTCCGTCGATCTCCTGGCCCCGGAGGGCTACGGCGAGATCATCGGCGGCGGGCAGCGCACGACGAGCGTCGCTCTGCTCGAGCAGCGGATCGTCGAGCACGGGTTGAACCGCGACGACTACCTGTGGTACTTGGACCTTCGGCGCTACGGCAGCGTTCCGCACAGCGGGTTCGGTCTCGGTGTGGAGCGGACGGTGGCCTGGATCTGCAACCTGGGTCATGTGCGCGAGACGACGGCCTTCCCGCGCATGCTCGACACGATCTACCCCTGA